One Bacteriovorax sp. PP10 DNA window includes the following coding sequences:
- a CDS encoding SDR family oxidoreductase has product MSRTIVITGATSGFGVAIVREFLSHGETVIATGRNLSSRKDIFNDERNKYKDLLIEFDLDVTVESECHAFKKMLEASGHSIDILINNAGYGLFGALGNLSLDQIRHQFEVNFFGMVRVTQTLLPLVIKSKGKIFNFSSVFGFSGFPLSSAYCASKFAVEGFSESLDYELRPHGVQVCLIEPGGYRTKFGSSSVWGNQKEETYDLQTQNYQSLRNKIMSRKNYQDPADLALGVWRLSKKSSLPLRVPFGKDANATAFIRKLMPAGVLHRMSHMMFNKIFLKKINQ; this is encoded by the coding sequence ATGAGTAGAACTATCGTTATTACAGGAGCGACTTCAGGTTTTGGAGTGGCCATAGTGAGAGAATTTCTTTCTCATGGGGAAACTGTTATCGCAACAGGAAGAAATCTTTCATCTAGAAAAGATATATTTAACGATGAAAGAAACAAATATAAGGATCTTTTAATTGAGTTCGATTTAGATGTGACTGTGGAGTCAGAGTGTCATGCTTTTAAAAAGATGCTTGAAGCTTCCGGACACTCCATTGATATCTTAATCAATAATGCAGGGTATGGGCTCTTTGGTGCTCTTGGGAATTTATCCTTAGATCAAATCCGCCATCAGTTCGAAGTTAATTTTTTTGGAATGGTCAGAGTTACACAAACTCTTCTTCCTCTTGTGATTAAATCGAAAGGGAAAATATTTAATTTCTCTTCTGTGTTTGGTTTTTCAGGTTTTCCACTTTCAAGCGCTTATTGTGCAAGTAAATTTGCGGTAGAAGGTTTTTCAGAATCACTAGATTATGAATTAAGACCTCATGGTGTTCAGGTTTGTTTGATTGAGCCTGGAGGTTACCGCACGAAGTTTGGTTCAAGCTCGGTATGGGGTAATCAAAAAGAAGAAACTTATGATCTTCAAACTCAGAATTATCAATCTTTAAGAAATAAGATAATGAGCAGAAAAAATTATCAAGACCCAGCTGACCTGGCCTTAGGAGTCTGGCGATTATCTAAGAAATCATCTCTGCCTCTAAGGGTGCCATTTGGAAAAGATGCAAATGCCACTGCCTTTATAAGAAAGTTAATGCCGGCAGGAGTTCTTCATCGAATGTCACATATGATGTTTAACAAAATATTTTTAAAGAAAATTAATCAATGA
- a CDS encoding ferritin-like domain-containing protein → MKINKDQLFLKNISENESKIERLVKVSFAANGFTPVEKTITDGLYWGENFFFLNKSSLWKSLKEEQKFRILSRMNEHLLREAYYIENAGMLYAAKMNIIAESQEERSFFSIMGFEEAEHLQSLTPFLNANITASDVPSFSSHIGKIITEGDRPSNLFLIQILLEGWGLSYYQTLAEQSADKGMREVFLRIIKDETRHHSAGVLLLEKKQTEQNTFLLDAFHELLNMVRIGPWTLIQEIKKEVGDLSEKHTKILISEINAVSDTNQKLARLKLLTEKSLGDELLNKFQKNGIWLSYSEEDMLKAHS, encoded by the coding sequence ATGAAAATTAACAAAGACCAATTGTTTCTTAAAAATATTTCAGAGAATGAATCTAAGATCGAACGCTTGGTTAAGGTATCATTTGCTGCCAATGGTTTTACTCCCGTTGAAAAAACTATTACCGATGGTCTTTATTGGGGCGAAAACTTCTTTTTTTTGAATAAAAGCTCTTTGTGGAAAAGTTTAAAAGAAGAACAGAAATTTAGAATCCTTTCAAGAATGAATGAGCATCTTTTGCGAGAAGCTTATTACATAGAAAACGCAGGTATGCTTTATGCTGCCAAGATGAATATAATAGCGGAGTCTCAAGAGGAAAGGTCATTCTTTTCAATCATGGGATTTGAAGAAGCAGAGCACTTACAAAGCTTAACTCCTTTTTTAAATGCTAATATCACAGCATCTGATGTTCCAAGTTTCTCAAGTCATATTGGAAAGATCATCACTGAAGGTGATAGGCCTTCAAATCTTTTTCTAATCCAGATCCTGTTAGAGGGATGGGGGCTTAGTTATTATCAGACTCTTGCCGAGCAGAGTGCTGATAAGGGGATGCGCGAAGTCTTTTTGAGAATTATCAAAGATGAGACGAGGCATCACTCAGCTGGAGTTCTTTTACTGGAAAAAAAACAGACAGAACAAAACACTTTTTTACTGGATGCTTTTCACGAACTTTTAAACATGGTGAGAATCGGGCCTTGGACTCTTATCCAGGAAATTAAAAAAGAAGTGGGGGATTTATCTGAAAAACATACAAAAATCCTCATTAGTGAAATCAATGCGGTCTCTGATACCAATCAAAAGCTTGCCCGTTTAAAATTGCTAACAGAAAAATCACTGGGCGATGAACTTCTCAATAAATTTCAAAAGAATGGTATCTGGCTATCTTATTCAGAAGAGGACATGCTTAAGGCCCACTCGTAG
- a CDS encoding aromatic ring-hydroxylating dioxygenase subunit alpha, whose translation MISEKDFWYILAESHELKKDQLKACELFNDWLVLFRDKNGKACVLEDRCLHRTVQLSKGRVHNGHLQCGYHGWVYDGSGEVVQIPSEGPEMITKKKCAKTYDVIEQDDYIYVRLNSKPEIETKPFVMPSYKKKGYTTIRLQNTFENNVTNCAENFVDIPHTTFVHPKIFRDPGNEQLEAEVTRQKGHVKVTYLGEKKNFGLFSWFLNPKGSDIGHTDEFFMPNVTTVNYWFGGEKHFIITSQSIPLKDNKTLVYTDLTYNYGIWNYFSRPIIRKHGQAIIDQDIVILRDQMKGIEKYGTNFSYSPCDIIHTYIESIQKEIQEGRDPGLLPDRTSRIKFWI comes from the coding sequence ATGATTTCAGAAAAAGATTTCTGGTACATTCTTGCTGAATCTCACGAGCTTAAGAAAGATCAACTTAAGGCCTGTGAGCTTTTTAATGATTGGCTGGTCTTGTTTCGTGATAAAAATGGCAAAGCTTGCGTTTTAGAAGACCGCTGTCTTCACCGCACAGTTCAGCTTTCAAAAGGCAGAGTCCACAACGGGCATCTTCAATGCGGCTATCATGGATGGGTTTACGACGGATCAGGAGAAGTCGTTCAAATCCCTTCTGAAGGGCCTGAGATGATTACTAAAAAGAAATGTGCAAAAACTTATGATGTAATTGAGCAAGACGACTATATCTACGTTAGATTGAATTCCAAACCAGAAATTGAAACGAAGCCCTTCGTTATGCCTTCATATAAAAAGAAGGGATACACGACTATTCGTTTACAAAACACTTTTGAAAATAATGTTACCAACTGTGCTGAGAACTTTGTTGATATTCCCCACACGACGTTCGTGCATCCTAAAATTTTTAGAGATCCAGGTAATGAGCAGCTTGAGGCAGAAGTCACTAGACAAAAAGGCCATGTAAAAGTCACCTATCTCGGAGAAAAGAAAAACTTCGGATTATTCTCCTGGTTCTTGAATCCTAAAGGCTCTGACATCGGTCATACCGATGAATTCTTCATGCCCAATGTGACTACAGTTAATTATTGGTTTGGCGGAGAGAAGCATTTCATCATCACTTCCCAATCAATCCCTTTAAAAGATAACAAGACACTTGTTTACACAGATCTTACTTATAATTATGGAATCTGGAATTATTTCAGTCGACCTATCATTAGAAAGCATGGCCAGGCGATTATCGATCAGGACATTGTCATTTTAAGAGATCAAATGAAAGGGATCGAAAAGTACGGAACCAATTTCAGTTACTCTCCATGCGATATTATTCATACCTATATTGAGTCTATCCAAAAAGAAATCCAGGAAGGAAGAGATCCAGGGCTTTTACCTGATCGCACATCTAGGATTAAATTTTGGATATAA
- a CDS encoding GH3 family domain-containing protein, whose protein sequence is MSLILPLARQFLNVMSSQKIRFFEESLKDPQKAQAYLLNKWKADKTHLEKVVGHEYTSGSSGAKKKITYTKSLKNSFSDMFQIWACDILNNAPIKLDSGVVYMSLSPRINDHGGLDNDTEYVSPLMRPLLKKFLAVDPAMQRVTSGEEFYHQVAKQLLARRDLEIISIWSPTYFLNLLDYIETHKKELGFSGSFNDHWPHLQMISAWSSGESQSSAEELKKIFPEVWFQGKGLMATEGPMTIPWIKSQGMLPLLNHTYFEFMNQSHDRLLLHQLKEGEEYEILPRFPNMETRYEIGDKVVCTGHYQKTPMLEFLGRKGDSSDMVGEKLSGNILRELFTHDFLDFVIIANKDDKNFHYTIIAESQNSNSKLDAVAIENKLQSIHHYKLARDLNQLRPSRLLYVNGLKKEIKNIQLNLGIREGDQKDFTIVKRPEVKKALYEWALSMSSSE, encoded by the coding sequence GTGAGTCTGATTCTTCCTTTAGCACGCCAATTCCTCAATGTGATGAGTTCTCAAAAAATTCGATTTTTTGAAGAGTCTTTAAAGGACCCACAAAAGGCCCAGGCCTATCTTTTAAACAAATGGAAAGCAGATAAAACCCATCTGGAAAAAGTTGTGGGACATGAGTACACCTCTGGAAGTAGCGGTGCTAAGAAGAAAATCACTTACACCAAGTCGCTGAAGAACTCATTTTCAGATATGTTTCAAATTTGGGCCTGTGATATTTTAAACAATGCTCCTATTAAACTCGATTCAGGCGTGGTTTATATGAGTCTCTCGCCAAGAATCAATGATCATGGCGGTCTCGACAACGATACAGAATACGTCTCTCCCCTGATGCGTCCTCTGCTAAAAAAATTCCTGGCCGTAGACCCTGCTATGCAAAGGGTGACTTCGGGAGAAGAGTTTTATCATCAAGTAGCAAAGCAACTTCTGGCACGACGTGACCTCGAGATTATCTCAATCTGGAGTCCAACTTATTTTCTTAATCTTCTGGATTATATTGAAACTCATAAAAAAGAATTAGGTTTTAGCGGGTCTTTTAACGACCACTGGCCTCATCTGCAAATGATCAGTGCTTGGAGTTCCGGTGAATCACAAAGCTCCGCAGAAGAGCTAAAAAAGATCTTTCCTGAGGTTTGGTTTCAGGGTAAAGGTCTCATGGCCACAGAAGGCCCCATGACGATTCCTTGGATTAAATCTCAAGGCATGCTCCCACTACTCAATCATACTTATTTTGAGTTTATGAACCAATCTCATGACAGACTTCTTTTGCATCAGTTAAAAGAAGGCGAAGAATATGAAATTCTCCCTCGTTTTCCCAATATGGAAACTCGTTACGAGATTGGCGATAAGGTGGTTTGCACCGGCCATTACCAAAAAACTCCAATGCTTGAGTTTCTTGGAAGAAAAGGCGACAGCTCAGACATGGTTGGAGAAAAGTTATCAGGAAATATTTTAAGAGAATTGTTTACTCACGACTTCCTGGATTTTGTCATCATTGCCAACAAAGACGACAAAAACTTTCACTATACCATTATAGCTGAGTCTCAGAATTCAAACTCCAAACTCGATGCAGTCGCAATTGAAAATAAACTTCAAAGCATCCACCATTACAAACTAGCAAGAGACCTCAATCAATTAAGGCCCTCAAGACTGTTGTATGTAAATGGATTGAAAAAAGAAATTAAGAATATTCAATTAAACTTGGGGATTCGCGAAGGTGATCAAAAAGATTTTACGATAGTTAAGAGACCTGAAGTTAAAAAAGCACTCTACGAGTGGGCCTTAAGCATGTCCTCTTCTGAATAA
- a CDS encoding acyltransferase: MTILGRLISLFPLVHFLGFSYFLYLTAATHPIFIIASLAWLYLLPLLLNQIHNFFYPLKEESKNLQSKEYSAWWGNHQLQYLFIIVPQFEQILHIVPGLYSVWLRAWGSKIGKKVFWTPRVEILDRGLVEIGDGVVIGHLTAMSSHMVADIDGRAHLITKKIIIGERSFIGADSQFGPGTVIEPRSKIKPKTRLWWRGEYQ; the protein is encoded by the coding sequence ATGACTATACTCGGCCGACTTATTTCATTATTTCCTTTAGTGCATTTTTTAGGATTCTCTTATTTTCTTTACCTAACTGCTGCAACACATCCAATTTTTATTATTGCTTCGCTGGCATGGCTTTACCTGTTGCCACTTCTTCTCAATCAGATTCATAATTTCTTTTATCCCTTAAAAGAAGAATCTAAAAACTTACAGTCAAAAGAATACTCCGCATGGTGGGGCAATCATCAACTTCAATATTTATTCATCATTGTTCCCCAATTCGAACAAATCCTTCATATCGTCCCAGGACTGTACTCTGTCTGGCTTAGAGCATGGGGATCAAAAATTGGTAAAAAGGTTTTCTGGACTCCGAGAGTAGAAATTCTCGATAGAGGTCTAGTCGAAATTGGAGACGGCGTGGTTATTGGTCATCTTACAGCGATGAGTTCTCACATGGTCGCTGATATTGATGGAAGAGCTCATCTGATTACTAAAAAAATCATCATTGGAGAGCGCTCATTCATTGGAGCTGACTCTCAATTCGGCCCAGGGACTGTCATAGAACCCCGCTCAAAAATAAAACCTAAAACTAGATTGTGGTGGCGTGGAGAATACCAGTGA
- a CDS encoding sterol desaturase family protein yields the protein MDISFELILVFAVFWMLTIWTVKKYKERALIRNKSEWFIDILGLLQQGFLFPLIQTYLLFAVLQKFTPELRGIISINPLVSFLIQFVIIDYLYYWNHRLMHTSTLWPLHRVHHSAQKLDLWVTSRNSFWSSFFIIYLWIHAFFIFLLNDAKGFLLAIAIGNALDLWRHSGFRLPGKLEKVLEKFMVLPHHHEWHHSSTIYDKNFGANFILWDKWHGTFYSTDKKCEILGEDMQRFSFWNQCFFPWRLK from the coding sequence TTGGATATAAGTTTTGAACTCATTCTTGTTTTTGCAGTTTTCTGGATGCTGACCATCTGGACTGTCAAAAAATATAAAGAAAGAGCACTTATAAGAAATAAATCCGAATGGTTTATTGATATCCTGGGATTACTTCAACAAGGTTTTTTATTTCCCTTAATTCAAACTTATCTTTTGTTTGCTGTCCTTCAGAAATTCACGCCTGAACTCAGAGGGATTATCTCGATCAATCCTCTTGTTTCTTTTTTAATCCAATTTGTGATCATAGACTATCTTTACTACTGGAATCACCGACTGATGCATACATCCACGCTTTGGCCGTTACACAGAGTTCATCACTCCGCTCAAAAGCTAGATTTATGGGTCACTTCAAGAAACAGTTTCTGGTCTTCATTTTTCATCATTTATTTATGGATCCATGCTTTTTTTATTTTTCTCTTAAACGATGCCAAAGGATTTCTACTGGCGATTGCCATTGGAAATGCTCTGGACCTATGGAGACACTCAGGTTTTCGTCTTCCTGGGAAATTAGAAAAGGTTCTGGAGAAATTTATGGTTCTTCCTCATCATCATGAGTGGCATCACTCTAGCACCATTTACGATAAAAATTTTGGTGCTAACTTTATCCTATGGGATAAATGGCATGGGACTTTTTACTCTACAGATAAGAAATGTGAAATATTGGGAGAAGATATGCAAAGATTTTCTTTTTGGAATCAGTGCTTTTTTCCCTGGAGACTTAAATAA
- a CDS encoding aromatic ring-hydroxylating dioxygenase subunit alpha: MTDFRVPNQNTQPIVSFPVFNNWDVIATGWYFVAKSSDIKKEEVKGFQICGQEIVIFRDLENQLYGMDAYCPHMGTHLGVGKVVGKNIQCFFHHWKFNGNGECVDIPCSTQNKEKIQAKAKNQSYKVIEQFGAIWVFPSSVPEFELASFAEFPSDDVVFKFGKPYERSCHHHITMINGIDPQHLKTVHAIDLEMNVQIAEKSSGDMIDITLTGKIGKETLKDRMARRILGESYSYSMRYDSANNGFLTLMKNVRLFGTGPQLPSLHMIFAYRPIGKGKTLVQPIYVDKKRKGLTGAITNKILIFMTKRAFFALQGEDGMIYENMRFYPANLLEIDRPISMFIQYVNKLKPSSWSGAWR, translated from the coding sequence ATGACAGATTTTAGAGTTCCCAATCAAAATACTCAGCCAATTGTTTCTTTCCCCGTTTTTAATAATTGGGATGTTATAGCGACAGGTTGGTATTTTGTTGCAAAGTCTTCTGACATTAAAAAAGAAGAAGTGAAAGGATTTCAAATCTGTGGGCAGGAGATCGTCATTTTTAGAGATCTTGAAAATCAGCTTTATGGAATGGATGCTTATTGTCCACATATGGGGACTCATCTTGGTGTGGGGAAAGTTGTTGGCAAAAATATCCAATGTTTCTTTCATCATTGGAAGTTTAACGGAAACGGGGAATGTGTTGATATTCCTTGCAGTACACAGAACAAAGAAAAAATTCAGGCAAAAGCTAAAAATCAATCTTATAAAGTCATAGAGCAGTTCGGTGCTATTTGGGTGTTTCCTTCATCTGTACCAGAATTTGAACTGGCCTCGTTTGCTGAATTTCCTAGTGATGATGTCGTTTTTAAGTTTGGTAAACCATATGAAAGGTCATGCCACCATCATATAACAATGATTAATGGGATTGATCCTCAACATTTAAAAACTGTTCATGCAATAGACCTTGAGATGAATGTGCAGATCGCTGAGAAATCCAGCGGTGATATGATCGACATCACTCTTACTGGAAAAATTGGGAAAGAGACTTTAAAAGACAGAATGGCACGAAGGATTTTAGGTGAGAGTTACTCTTACTCAATGAGATACGATTCGGCCAATAATGGATTCCTGACATTGATGAAGAATGTTCGTCTGTTTGGAACAGGGCCACAGTTACCAAGTCTTCATATGATTTTTGCTTATCGACCAATAGGAAAGGGAAAAACATTAGTTCAACCTATTTATGTAGATAAAAAAAGAAAAGGTCTCACAGGAGCGATTACCAATAAAATTTTAATATTCATGACTAAAAGAGCATTCTTCGCACTTCAGGGAGAAGACGGAATGATTTATGAAAACATGAGATTTTATCCGGCAAATCTTTTAGAAATCGATCGTCCAATTAGTATGTTTATTCAATATGTAAATAAACTGAAGCCTAGTAGTTGGAGTGGAGCATGGAGATAG